The region ataaatatactaaaatggATTAgctccataaaaaaaaaaaccattttgCCTATAAAATGAGAATCACTCTTGAGCTTTTCCATTACAAATCAATTGATCATGAAGTATTGTAAAATAAATACAGCGattattgtaataccccaattatttgaagataaataagtcatgccacgtgtcgtaatttccgataagttaagttaagaagaatttaatttaattttatcgggAGTTTAGAATAATGTTTAGAAAGCGGATTAGTGGGATTTAaggaatttaatattgaaaatttggatgtagagacattttggggctaaatcgtaaattttgaaagtttaggggctaaagtgcaaattagccaattaagcctcgaaaataggaatttgaggattttaacggaaataatatattttgagatagtattatttattggatatgaataatacgtatatgatttaatagaaagattaattgaataagttttggattacattgaaacatttaaaaagtttcaaggatcaaagcGTACTTTAGCTGGATTGTATATATCTTCCAACTCCTTCTCTATGAAGGTATCAGATCATCATTGTCATTTCATTACTTTCTCTCGCTCGCCGTTTCAATTACGTTCCGTCGTCCGAtcgtcgtttctcgtccgtttctgacgtttcttaactcgaattgatcgtattccagtggtgtatcacggtaagcttgacgttttatcgtttggacggatatattttgagttatatcgattcaaagttttaggccacgaaacgattttatcgttttatcgattataggatcgtttttggatgtttagatgttagaatacgcgttttggttgagtttggagcgtttttacgtatatagcatgtcggaaaccccggaaatcgattctgGAGGATCGTGTACgatagtacacgatcgtgtacttgtggtacacgaacgtgtaccatccatggtacacgaacgtgtaccaaggtacacgaacgtgtaccaatatatggtacacgaccgtgtaccaaggtacacgaacgtgtaccatcaaggtacacgaacgtgtacctccctgcacgatcgtgcaacccccccccccccccccccccccgaccCTCGCATCCCCGATTTTTCGTATTCCTATTAAGTTAGTTTAACACTCGTCGCCGTACGCGCATGCCGAGAATTGAATGAAAAGTGATGTTCGATCCGTGAGCGAGTACGTGTGTGtttatatctcgagtctagaatgtctaTCGAGTTAGACTCTCACTCGAGTTATGTTTGTCTGTTTCTTAGGTCCGGCAAGGCAACCAGCTACCGGACAAGGAGCTTGACGGAGGTCGCGTAATAAAGTTTTTGGGGaaaaagcaagcagtgagtttatatgtgtttacttttgatgtattgaaaatgcattgcttttaaacgtaaaatgatttatatgaattgcataacaCGATTTGTTATCGAAAATGCTTTGTATGAAATACAtgcatcattatcttgaaaccagtatagatccgatgaaacatgctttcctattgggcggcaataggaactacgtgatcactagttaagttcaAGCTGTATACTCCTTCGGttgtgtttgaaaatgttttgtttgtttgaatacgaaattcatatcgatcgatcgttggaCTTTAAGATGGACagtcaccttggttgaactatcccgggactgtaccaaatggtattggttgatctggttgaactatcccgcaaCCTACCAGCAAGATTAAGATATATCGTTTTGTTTGAAAGAAAGAATTTGGTTTTGATAATTCGATGAatcaaggattagggtttcaatcggaagttatatttggatgcatatgaatgaatgatttattgcattgttttgttttatagaatactcaactgtaaacttatgaactcactcagtttcgactgaccccgttgttataacCAGTTTTCAGGTATATAGTCTTTTGACGTGACAGGCTTCTATTCTTGCTTCAGAAGTCTGCTTAGAAGTATGTATAGAAGAAGTATgtatcagtagtgctgcagtagaccaGTCCTAGATATGTATATAGTTTTGTCAAACGGtctaatgtatatttatactctgatgtttgtaaacttgaatggtgttactgcgctttaaaccgtttgtttttggtgtgcgaaacagggcaatgcttgatgtggcatcgcattgtaagaccctagtttctattgatggttttcagaaaatgtacatagatgtttaatatcttatcgttaaaaagcttttctgaaaacaCTTACTTGTTTATATCGCAATAAGTttgtagtggttttaggcttgctacgggtttcggagctaccactcccattccctagcgccggtcgcggctcgagtttcgagaatggaaatcgggtcgtgacaacgttggtatcagagcaatggtttagtttCCTAGGCCATTGCCTTATGTTTTGTTTGTTATGTGATCCTAGGATTGACAATGCCTTTAGGTTAagataggaactactgcagctataggattCGAATTATGTCATTGAATTGTCTTCGTTTGTTTTCGCGCTTTCAACTCTTATCTATAGGATGTGAGTTTGTTGTACGTGTGATCGATAGTATACGGATGCCTCTGTTTGCATATATGATTAGTTTTGCGCTTGGAAGTAAGAATATGTTCATCGTATGATTGCTGATCGGGGCGTTGTTTGCTTTGGTCAGGATGGCTGGCCAGAGACAAACTAGATCGCGTAGCGCTATGGCACGAGCAATAGCTGGAgaggctcaagatgagtcttctgtccaGGGTGGACAGCAGGAACCGGCTGGAGCAGCTGGAGGAGGCAGAGGGCAAGCTGCCAATGTGCAAGAACCAGTGCAGGCACCAGGAATGCCTCAACCAGTGAATTTTGGAGGATTTAATATGGAACAGTTTTTAACTGGAATTGCGACTATGGCAACAACTCATGTGGAGAACCAGACTATGCAACGGGAGCAATTGCTGCAACAACAGCAACATCTAATCGGGAATGTGGATAGAGATATTACTTTGGCTTACATGCGTCTTAAGCCAACTGAATTCAACGGTACTGTAGATGCGTTAGATTTTCTGGACGAAGTGGAGCGTAACGCTAGACGTCTCCAAGCTAATGAAAGGCATTCTATTATGATGATAGAAATGTCGTTGAAAGGACCAGCAAAGGATTGGTTTTAACGTGTTATTCAACCGACTATGGATCAGATGACATGGGCTGAGTTTGTTAATCGCTTTAGAGAGTCTTATTTACCGTACTCAGTGACTGAGCTGCATCGTGATCGATTACTGAATTTGGAAAAGGGAGATAGGTCGGTGCAAGAGTATGTTACGGATTTTACAAGATTGAGCTgttttgcaccagacctgaatGTGGATCCAGTCAGAGTGAATACGAGGTTTGTAAAGGGATTAGGACCCGAGTTCGTGAGCTTGATGTCGAGTGTGACCAGAGATTTGGTTCAGCTTATTGATAGTGCTCAACAAATTGAGTCTACCCTGATTAGATACGGGAGACTTCCAGATCCCTCTGGTCGAGTACCGACTAGAAATGAGAATGTGCATGTGGTGCAGAGTGCTCCAGTGCAGTCTCATGATGGAAACTTCCCTAGACCTCAGCGTAATCGAGAACGTAAAAGAGCTAGATATGATTCACAAGCTAATACGTTTGGAGAAGGATATAGTGCAAGGACAACAAGTGATGCAGGAGTTGAACCTCCTATTTGTGAGACCTGTAACAAGAGGCATTACGGAGTGTGTCATCTTGTCTCAGGAGCGTGCTTTAATTGTGGTCAATATGGTCACTTTGCTAGACATTGTCCGAGACAGATACCTCAAGGCTCAACGACCACTGTGATGCAACGTTCCTACAACCAACAGAGGACTGCATATCAGGCAGCATCTGGATATGGTCAGACAGGAAGTACTTTTAccggccagagaggccgtggatatggaaatcgtggaggaaggAATGGTGGAGGTCGTGGTGCTGGTCAGACTTCACAGGCTGGTgggggtcaggccagagtttttgcTTTGAATCCGCCAGAGGCGCAAGAGTTTGACGATAATGTTCAAGGTACCTTTTATAACTCTTATGGACGTGTTAGTTTCTTTTGATAGGTACGTGagctaaagttttaaattcgaggacgaatttattataaggtggggtgaatgtaataccccaattatttgaagataaataagtcatgccacgtgtcgtaatttccgataagttaagttaagaagaatttaatttaattttatcgggAGTTTAGAATAATGTTTAGAAAGCGGATTAGTGGGATTTAaggaatttaatattgaaaatttggatgtagagacattttggggctaaatcgtaaattttgaaagtttaggggctaaagtgcaaattagccaattaagcctcgaaaataggaatttgaggattttaacggaaataatatattttgagatagtattatttattggatatgaataatacgtatatgatttaatagaaagattaattgaataagttttggattaaattgaaacatttaaaaagtttcaaggatcaaagcGTACTTTAGCTGGATTGTATATATCTTCCAACTCCTTCTCTATGAAGGTATCAGATCATCATTGTCATTTCATTACTTTCTCTCGCTCGCCGTTTCAATTACGTTCCGTCGTCCGAtcgtcgtttctcgtccgtttctgacgtttcttaactcgaattgatcgtattccagtggtgtatcacggtaagcttgacgttttatcgtttggacggatatattttgagttatatcgattcaaagttttaggccacgaaacgattttatcgttttatcgattataggatcgtttttggatgtttagatgttagaatacgcgttttggttgagtttggagcgtttttacgtatatagcatgtcggaaaccccggaaatcgattctgGAGGATCGTGTACgatagtacacgatcgtgtacttgtggtacacgaacgtgtaccatccatggtacacgaacgtgtaccaatatatggtacacgaccgtgtaccaaggtacacgaacgtgtaccatcaaggtacacgaacgtgtacctccctgcacgatcgtgcaacccccccccccccccccccccgaccCTCGCATCCCCGATTTTTCGTATTCCTATTGAGTTAGTTTAACACTCGTCGCCGTACGCGCATGCCGAGAATTGAATGAAAAGTGATGTTCGATCCGTGAGCGAGTACGTGTGTAtttatatctcgagtctagaatgtctaTCGAGTTAGACTCTCACTCGAGTTATGTTTGTCTGTTTCTTAGGTCCGGCAAGGCAACCAGCTACCGGACAAGGAGCTTGACGGAGGTCGCGTAATAAAGTTTTTGGGGaaaaagcaagcagtgagtttatatgtgtttacttttgatgtattgaaaatgcattgcttttaaacgtaaaatgatttatatgaattgcataacaCGATTTGTTATCGAAAATGCTTTGTATGAAATACAtgcatcattatcttgaaaccagtatagatccgatgaaacatgctttcctattgggcggcaataggaactacgtgatcactagttaagttcaAGCTGTATACTCCTTCGGttgtgtttgaaaatgttttgtttgtttgaatacgaaattcatatcgatcgatcgttggaCTTTAAGATGGACagtcaccttggttgaactatcccgggactgtaccaaatggtattggttgatctggttgaactatcccgcaaCCTACCAGCAAGATTAAGATATATCGTTTTGTTTGAAAGAAAGAATTTGGTTTTGATAATTCGATGAatcaaggattagggtttcaatcggaagttatatttggatgcatatgaatgaatgatttattgcattgttttgttttatagaatactcaactgtaaacttatgaactcactcagtttcgactgaccccgttgttataacCAGTTTTCAGGTATATAGTCTTTTGACGTGACAGGCTTCTATTCTTGCTTCAGAAGTCTGCTTAGAAGTATGTATAGAAGAAGTATgtatcagtagtgctgcagtagaccaGTCCTAGATATGTATATAGTTTTGTCAAACGGtctaatgtatatttatactctgatgtttgtaaacttgaatggtgttactgcgctttaaaccgtttgtttttggtgtgcgaaacagggcaatgcttgatgtggcatcgcattgtaagaccctagtttctattgatggttttcagaaaatgtacatagatgtttaatatcttatcgttaaaaagcttttctgaaaacaCTTACTTGTTTATATCGCAATAAGTttgtagtggttttaggcttgctacgggtttcggagctaccactcccattccctagcgccggtcgcggctcgagtttcgagaatggaaatcgggtcgtgacaattataATGATGATGATAGCAATGGTTGTGATGATGGGATCAACTGAGGTAGGAGAAGCATGGAATTGGCCATGGAAACCTACGGTTGATCCAATATGTTACAAAGACTGTTATAAACAATGCATGGCTGTTCATGGCGCCAACGCTGCTACTTGCAATAAGAATTGCACCCCTATATGCACTGGCGAAACTACAGCTAGGTTAGGGTAGTCTCTATCCCGGGCTGAACATATTACATAGGTAAATTACTAAAAGACATATTATTACTGTTATGCTTGGTTCAATGGTAAAACAACTTACAGCTTACTTGTCCTTTCTATATATATAGAGAAAGGGTTCGACTACCTTGTCCTACAACAAcaatctttattttattattatttttaataaaaattaaaagttatagTTTTATTTGTCTTCTGTTAATCAAGCTTATTTTTCCTAATAAAAGCTAAAACTAAcagcttttcatttttttaggcTTAGTtgcataaaaaataatcaaatttcgcgtgtttttggtatttaacagaATCTTTTTATCTTGTCATATTTAACATTATCTATCACTTTTTGGCATATAAGACCATGGGACCGTTTTAGATGTAAAACACTGCTGTTTTGGCTGTAaccgttttgaatgtaaaattacactatttttttaaaaaaaaaaaacaactgatGTTAAATATTCTAAAAAGTGATGGataatgttaaatatgccaagaAACAAAGATTATGTTgaatactaaaaacacgcgaaagttggtgatttttggtgcaattaaatCTTTTctttagaaaatatataaacaaaaactaataaatgtttatgttatattaattaaactttttcttttgtaattaaagttaaaagatATATTGCAACTGTAAAAAAAAgtcaactaaaatttatttcacGGTCCTAATTTCGAAttaaaaaatacacaaattattaattttgattcaatttatGCCCTAAACTtacattaatttgattttttttatggttaaatgtaaaatatttaaaatttgaataaaaatagatgtttatataaaaaaatcaaaaatttagactctcttaattatttatttcaaatcGGTAAGGTGAAATTTAGCCCAGACTGAAAAAACAATTCTAGTTCCGCCACTGCCTATATGTCCTACCAATGATCGAGGTATAAAAACTGTACATCAATGGTAATTTTAgtcttttaaatgatttaatttgtacaaatttcaacttaaaaaacctaatttgtatatttatattttctatgtTGATTTTTCTTCTAAAGCAGTCATGTTTTGAACCAAATATAAGACAAGATTTTATAAGTTGAGATTTTTGTTTTTACAGGTGCTAGGTGGTCGTTCGGTTAAACTCGGTTTAACATAACCAGCAACCATCGGCATGAGATGGTCATATGATAAGGTTGAAAAACAAATAGCATAGAGGAAgaaaataaatactataaaataatcGACTATGTATTATAGCTAAGTTATGATTTGGTCCTttgtgtaaataaaataaaatcaataaaattatcaCATAATGTAATTACAAAGATCTACATATTGTTTTTCCATTAtctataattttatctttttaggcCTTATcatccataaaaataaaaaaatttacatttgtactttttttttatctcgtTCTTAGGTTTTGGTTTCTTTACTTGGTCATGTAATTTTAAAAACGGTTTTATGAAGTGCTTATATTTCTTTACTTggtccttatatttttaaatatagtttCACTTGGTCACTGAGAGCGCTACATACTAGTTTTAACTCACAATTTAAACATATTTGTGCGCCATCCAGAAGCTCCTTCTCTCTAACATTTCTCCTAACCCTAACAACAGCCAGCGCCGCTCATGTCttggggaggtgattttggctaattttttgtcaaaatcaTATCCCTACCCTCTATTTTCTCTACATCTATTCTAAATAAATGGTATTTTTACCATCTATTATCTATTATTGTAATAATATTTGCCATGTTGATTTCTACCCTTTATGggttttcttcttctcttcatAGTGAGCTATGTAAGATTTACTACTCTGGTGTTTTCGCGCTACAAAATCACTTGGTGGTCCTTCGTCTAGAAATCGGCCAGAACGGGTGTTTCGTTGAAGTTCTGAATTTCTAACATCTCCTTTGGAAGATTAgtttacaaattaattttatgactTAAATGATATTTCCTTAGATTTGTTATAGATTTaaggtttttattatttttgttgtaattttatatttgtaaattgccCACTTTAGCTAGGTTTATTTTTAGATCTAGTTTTTGTGGAGTTTGATTTTGGGTGACACAATTGTTGTCGAGTAACCCTAATATTCTGTAATTTCTAATCCGTTTATTGCGGTTAGAATTGAGATTCTTGTAGTCGAATTTTTATCTATGAATGAAATtatatctttggcaaaaaaattgAGAGCGCTACCATTTCACACTTTTCTTAAATAAGActgtttttaaaagtataaggaACAGATAAAGAAAAACTAACTCTTAGAGATTGAAAAAAACCActaactttgaaaaaaaaaagaataaaaacaaattaatagtACATGAATTCTAGTCTTGTGGATAAATGTGCCCAGTAAATTGCATAAATAATTATTACGTAGAATATgttaaaattaatgattttaacagttttgattataattgtttttttgatgaataattttaattataattaaaacaaaaaaaaagatttagttTATAGAATCAaactatatttataatttaaaaaatatatactttttcaaaaaattaaacagtaaattaagaaatataatttttgaaggaataaagtattactataaaataaattttgaaaataattgaaacatttacttttctcttaaaataatgcaattttctttcaaaataataatgcaATTTTAACCACAGCTACTTCACATAACATAAACGCCGCTGCTGCCCGTCGCTGTTTCCCCTCCGCCGCCTTTGACTGCTGCCCTCTTACGCCGTCGCAGCTTGCCCGCCTCCGACTTCTCTGCAGCCCCCCGCCGTGTCTTCTGCTGCTGCCGCCAGTGCTGTCTTGTTACCGTCCACTTCAATCCATTCCATAGgttgtttctctttttttcatCACAATTCTTTCTTGTTCTTGACTTAAAATGCTATTTTGTTTTGATGGGATTCTATAGTTATGATTTTTATTGGTTTTGCGCCTTGGAATTTATTGGTTTGACAATTGCCTAAATTTTAAGTTAGAACATTCACTCACACTTTTTACACTTGTGCCCAATCTTCATAATCAGGACTTCAATAATGGAGGGAAACTCGACTCGTCCTGATAATGTAGAAGATgaaaacgaagaagaagaatacGTATTACTTGATCTTGATGCGGTTTCTGGGCAAGTTGAAATTCCACCAAATGCTCCATATGTTTTATCTGTATGCAATTATGCTTTACTTACTATTAATACCATATGGCATTTGCTTGTAGATTTATTTCATTTGTTTAGTTTGATCCTGATATTTAATAGTTCTGAATTTTCGTTACTTTTGCTTTCTTACGTTTTGAATTGTAGGGTCTCGACACGTTGAATCCTAGACTGATAATAGATAACAAATTGAAATTGGTGAGTTGATGGATTGGTGTATTACACATTCCTTTGAATTTGATGGATTTTTTAGTTTGGACGAATTGCTAATTTTTCATTCTGATGAAAATATTCGGGTTTCATTCTCACCGAACACATAGTTTATGCTCTTTTTTCTCACAGATTGGAGAATACGAGGAAACGATCGGAACAGCCTTGGTTTTTACCGAGGAGGGTAAGCTTATTTAGAGTCCTTTCCTTAAAATTTGGTGATGAAGGCAGGAAAGTTTCCTTGCATGAACTTACTGAACAAACTAACTATAATAGAAGTTGATTATCTTTTTGCATTGCATGCTAGCTTTCACTCTGTTCATTTTATCATTCTCTGGCAACTAAGAGAGCTGAGGAATGCTGGATATGGTTCCATTTCTACTATTTATTGCAAATATAAGGGGACTGAAATAGTATTTTTTGCAGCAGAAGTTGCATTTCATCATAATCATGCTATAATATGTACGTCCTGTATATTGTTTCCTGCATGTAGAAACAAGCTAGAAATAGAATCTCTATTAGATATCTACTTATTTGGGCTGGAGGTCCCAACTGTTGCCTCAAACTTAATTAGTGTCAAGTGGTACATTTCAAATGTTGAAATGCTAATGAACACACTTGGGAACTGTCATTTGGAGATGAAATTGGAGAAGTCACCTTTTCttcctttttatgttttatttgtttgtcAATTAACTCCGGATAGCAAACTCAATGTTTTTCCTAACTAAAAGGTACTTCCTAATGCAATTGCAAGAGATAGTGAGGTCAGTTCATCTCAATCGGCTTTTGGGGTTAGGAAATAATAAAACATTGAACACAAACAACCATTATGTGTTTTTTATGTTAATTCCCTTTGCCGAATGACTAATTGATTGGTTGAATTGCGCCCCTAATGACATTTTGTTGCAAACATTGGGCATTTTTCTGGAAGTGTTAAGGATATGTATAGTTAAAATAGTTTAGCTTACAGTATGATCAACATGAAGCTGACTGGGGTATTTTACATTATATGCTGTGATGACCTTAAATTTTTCAGAAGCTGCCCCGGTGGTTCATGAGGAGACAGGACCATCAGAAGCAAATCTTTTCTCTGGTGCATATATCATAGATCCAAATCAATCTCCCGTTAAGCAGGTGAAGCCAGTTGCCTGCCTTCAGAAGATTCTAAAGTTTAAAGTGTTGTTGGATGATGATGTCCAAGATACATCCATTGGAGTGAAGACATGAGATATGTCAATGTAGATCCGTCTATTACAAATTCCGTATGCTATTTTATACTGGAGAAGATTTTCAACCGTGTTGTAGCATAGTGATCACTAGCAAACACTTTTGCATCTGTTTTAGAAAAAGCTAACACAACACAAGGTTTGTTATCCAAACGGGAAATCTAGAATTTGaaggaattttttttgttagctTATCTAGTTAATGCCCTATTGTAAATATGTTTCCTTGATAGTTAGGGATGTTTCATCATTCATGCTAATTCCTTGAGTTATGCTTGGCATCAAGTTATTTTTCATACCAGACATGGTTATACTTTATGATTTTCTATACAAAGATTTAGTTATATAACTGCCCATTAGTACATAACAAATCACCATGAAAAAAATGAGTTGTGATGACGGTGGACTAGGTATGTCACCGTCAGATGGGAATCTCTATTGGTTCGCTTTATAGAGTTGATAAAACGGAGAAGGTCGAGACTGCTAATTGGTTTTAATTTGGCAACGCAGACATCAACGACTGGCATTATCTCCCAACATTGATGGAGAAGATCAAGGTTGAGAATTTTAGGAGGTTGCATATTTGCAGCAGCAGTT is a window of Mercurialis annua linkage group LG2, ddMerAnnu1.2, whole genome shotgun sequence DNA encoding:
- the LOC126669088 gene encoding uncharacterized protein LOC126669088 — encoded protein: MEGNSTRPDNVEDENEEEEYVLLDLDAVSGQVEIPPNAPYVLSGLDTLNPRLIIDNKLKLIGEYEETIGTALVFTEEEAAPVVHEETGPSEANLFSGAYIIDPNQSPVKQVKPVACLQKILKFKVLLDDDVQDTSIGVKT